The proteins below come from a single Sander vitreus isolate 19-12246 chromosome 15, sanVit1, whole genome shotgun sequence genomic window:
- the dnm2a gene encoding dynamin-2 isoform X5, whose protein sequence is MGNRGMEDLIPLINKLQDTFSSIGQSCNLDLPQIAVVGGQSAGKSSVLENFVGKDFLPRGSGIVTRRPLILQLVNNKAEYAEFQHCKGKQFMDFDDVRAEIESETDRITGSNKGISSNPINLKVYSPNVLNLTLIDLPGMTKVAVGDQPVDIEHQIRDMLLKFITKESCLILAVTPANTDLANSDALKIAKEVDPQGLRTIGVITKLDLMDEGTDAKDILENKLLPLRRGYIGVVNRSQKDIDGKKDIRAALAAERKFFLSHPGYRHMAERMGTPHLQKTLNQQLTNHIRDTLPGLRSKLQSQLLSLEKEVEEYKNFSPDDPTRKTKALLQMVQQFGVDFEKCIEGSGDQVDTNELSGGAKINRLFHERFPFELVKIVFDEKELRREISHAIKNVHGVRTGLFTPDLAFEVIVKKQIVKLKTPCLKCIDLVIQELINTVRQCTNKLSSYPRLREETERIVTTHVREREGKTKDQVLLLIDIELSYINTNHEDFIGFANAQQRNTAANKKRAIPNQVIRKGWLTINISIMKGGSKEYWFVLTAESLSWYKDEEEKEKKYMLPLDNLKIRDVEKGFMSTKHIFAIFNTEQRNVYKDLRQVELTCDSQEDVDSWKASFLRAGVYPEKDQTENEDAAPADTFSMDPQLERQVETIRNLVDSYIGIINKTTRDLVPKTIMHLMINSAKDFIHSELLAYLYSSGDQNSLMEESQDQAQRRDEMLRMYHALKEALLIIGDISANTITTPVPPPINNTWIQEAR, encoded by the exons gGATTTTCTTCCACGTGGATCAGGCATCGTTACCCGTAGACCTCTCATTTTGCAGCTGGTCAACAATAAAGCAG AATATGCTGAATTCCAGCACTGCAAAGGAAAGCAGTTTATGGATTTTGATGACGTGCGGGCGGAAATTGAGTCAGAGACCGACAGGATAACAGGCTCCAACAAAGGCATCTCTTCTAACCCAATTAACCTGAAGGTCTACTCCCCAAACG TGCTGAACCTGACCCTGATCGACCTTCCGGGAATGACTAAAGTTGCCGTTGGAGACCAGCCCGTAGACATCGAGCACCAGATCAGGGACATGCTGCTGAAGTTCATCACCAAGGAGAGCTGTCTGATCCTGGCCGTCACTCCTGCCAACACTGACCTGGCCAACTCCGACGCTCTGAAGATCGCCAAGGAAGTGGACCCACAGG GTCTGCGTACCATCGGTGTTATAACAAAACTGGACCTGATGGACGAAGGGACGGATGCAAAGGACATCCTAGAAAATAAACTCCTGCCACTGCGTAGAG GCTATATTGGTGTGGTGAACCGCAGTCAGAAAGACATTGATGGGAAGAAGGACATTCGCGCTGCTCTGGCTGCAGAGAGGAAGTTCTTTTTGTCCCACCCTGGCTACAGACATATGGCAGAGCGTATGGGCACACCACATCTACAAAAGACACTTAACCAG CAATTAACCAACCACATCAGGGACACTCTGCCTGGTCTGCGCAGTAAGCTGCAGAGTCAGCTCCTCTCACTGgagaaggaggtggaggagTATAAGAACTTCAGTCCAGATGACCCAACACGCAAGACCAAGGCCTTGTTGCA GATGGTGCAGCAGTTTGGTGTGGACTTTGAGAAGTGCATTGAGGGCTCTGGGGACCAGGTGGACACCAATGAGCTGTCGGGTGGTGCCAAAATCAACCGCCTATTCCATGAACGCTTCCCCTTCGAACTGGTCAAG ATTGTGTTTGATGAGAAAGAGCTTCGGCGAGAAATCAGTCACGCAATCAAGAACGTCCATGGTGTCAG AACGGGGCTGTTCACTCCAGACCTGGCGTTTGAGGTCATCGTGAAAAAGCAGATCGTTAAGCTGAAAACGCCCTGTCTCAAATGTATCGATCTGGTCATTCAGGAGCTCATCAACACAGTCAGGCAGTGCACCAACAAG CTAAGTTCCTACCCCAGGCTGAGAGAGGAGACTGAGAGGATTGTCACAACCCAtgtcagagaaagagaagggaagacCAAGGACCAG GTTCTGCTGCTGATTGACATTGAGCTGTCCTACATCAACACCAATCATGAGGACTTCATAGGCTTTGCTAA TGCCCAGCAGAGGAACACAGCTGCAAACAAAAAGAGGGCCATACCCAACCAG GTGATCAGGAAAGGCTGGCTAACCATCAACATCAGCATCATGAAAGGAGGCTCCAAGGAGTACTGGTTTGTCCTGACTGCGGAGTCCCTGTCCTGGTACAAAGATGAGGAG gagaaagaaaagaagtatATGCTACCCCTGGATAACCTGAAGATCAGAGATGTGGAGAAAGGCTTTATGTCCACAAAGCACATCTTCGCAATCTTCAACACCGAACAGAG GAACGTTTACAAGGATCTTCGCCAAGTAGAACTGACCTGTGATTCTCAAGAGGATGTGGACAGCTGGAAAGCATCCTTCCTCAGGGCAGGAGTTTATCCAGAGAAGGACCAG acgGAGAATGAAGACGCTGCCCCTGCAGACACATTCTCTATGGACCCTCAGTTGGAGCGACAGGTGGAAACCATCCGCAACCTGGTGGATTCATACATCGGCATCATCAACAAAACCACCAGAGACCTCGTGCCCAAGACCATCATGCATCTCATGATCAACAGT GCAAAGGATTTCATCCACTCAGAGCTGCTGGCCTATCTCTACTCCTCTGGGGACCAGAACAGCCTCATGGAGGAATCCCAGGACCAGGCCCAGCGTAGAGACGAAATGTTGCGCATGTATCATGCACTCAAGGAGGCACTGCTCATTATTGGCGACATCAGTGCCAACACGATCACCACCCCAGTACCCCCACCCATAAATAACACCTGGATCCAAGAAGCCAGGTGA